In Apium graveolens cultivar Ventura chromosome 10, ASM990537v1, whole genome shotgun sequence, the following are encoded in one genomic region:
- the LOC141688859 gene encoding auxin-induced protein 22E-like translates to MEMEKQVIYENDDDDIHLNLRLGLPGSDETNEKKSGSKRSPSEVVNSEVADKCGQDSSSPPPNKTQVVGWPPVRSYRKNILQQHKKEADGTGMYIKVSMDGAPFLRKIDLKLYNSYPQLLEALQNMFKCTIGVYSEREGYNGCEHAPTYEDKDGDWMLAGDVAWQMFVTSCKRMRIMKASQAKGLAFL, encoded by the exons ATGGAGATGGAAAAACAAGTGATATATGAgaatgatgatgatgatattCATCTTAATCTAAGATTAGGGTTACCGGGGTCCGATGAAACGAATGAAAAGAAAAGTGGGAGCAAAAGATCTCCATCAGAGGTGGTCAATAGTGAAGTAGCTGATAAGTGTGGCCAAGATTCATCATCTCCTCCTCCCAACAA GACACAAGTGGTAGGATGGCCGCCGGTACGATCTTACCGGAAAAATATTTTACAACAGCACAAAAAGGAGGCCGATGGAACTGGGATGTACATAAAAGTGAGTATGGACGGAGCTCCATTTCTTAGAAAAATTGATCTAAAGCTCTACAACAGTTACCCGCAACTCCTCGAGGCTTTACAAAACATGTTCAAGTGTACTATAG GTGTTTATTCCGAAAGAGAAGGGTATAATGGATGTGAGCATGCACCAACATATGAAGATAAAGATGGAGATTGGATGTTGGCGGGAGATGTAGCATGGCAAATGTTTGTTACCTCTTGCAAAAGAATGAGAATCATGAAAGCTTCTCAAGCTAAAGGCTTAGCATTTTtataa